A segment of the Leptolyngbya sp. NIES-3755 genome:
CACCAAATTGTAGAGAAGTATGATGAGATTGACGAGCATTGGTCGATCGATATGATCCAATTCCCGGAAGGACCTGTCAGTTTCGATAAATTCCTCGAATGGTATCCAGATCGCTCAGGTGTGCATTACGAATTGCACCGAGGAGTCATTATTGAAAAACCGAATCCCAGTGGGAAGCATTCAGAAATTGCAGGATTTCTCGTACTGCCTATTGGAATGATGATTCGGCAATTAGAGTTAGGCTACTTCATGCCAAAGGACTGTGTTGTAAAAGCGGATGAAGGGGAATCTGCATACGAACCAGATGGAATTGTTCTCGATATTCACAAAGTTGCAAACGAGCCAAACTGGGAGAACTTCTCTGCTGTCGAACATTGCAAAACAATCAAACTCATCATCGAAGTTGCAGAAACAAATTGGCACGATGACTACTACATGAAGTTTTCGGCTTATGAAGCTTTGGGAATTTCAGAATATTGGATTGTAGACTACGCGGCATTAGGAGCACGAAGATTTCTGGGCAATCCGAAGCAACCTACGCTTTGGGTGTGTGAATTAATTGATGAAGAATATCAGATGAATCCATTTCGGGGAAACGATCGCATCATTTCCCCCACATTTCCAGATTTGCAATTAACTGCTGCACAAGTGTTTCAAGCCAGTACTATCTCGACTTAAGAAAGTCTTGTACAACTTGTTTCACATCTTCTTTTTTGCCATCAACTCGATAGTTCAATTCCTGCATGGTTTTGTCAGAAATCATGCCGCCCAGTTGATCTAACACTTCCTTTAGTTCTGGATGTTTTTGGAAAGTTTCACGACGAACGACTGCGGCAGCTTCATACGGTGGAAAATAGCGCTTATCGTCTTTTAGAACTGTTAAATCGAGGGTTGAAAGCAAACCGTCCGTCGTACTTCCAGCAACGATATCGACTTGTTTATCTTGCAGCGATCGATACAACAATCCCAAATCCATCACTTTTGGCTGTGTCTCAAATTTGAGATTGTAAGTCTTCGCAAGTCCAGGAAATCCATCTTCACGATTAAGAAATTCTGGACCAAATCCTGCTGTCCATTTTGGGGTGTGCTGTGCTGCTTGGGACAGAGTTTGAATCTTTAGATTTCTTGCATCTTCGCCTCTGACAACCATCGCAAATGAATTGTTAAAGCCGAAAGGTTTTGTCCAAAGTAGTTGGAAATCTCGCTCAAATCGACTCTTTACGGTTTCCAATGTTTTCTTCGGATCGCTTTCTGCCCCTAATTTCAGAATCGCACCATAGGCGGTTCCAGTGTATTCGGGATAGATGTCGAGTTCGCCATTTCTAATGCCTGTTAAACAGACGAACGTTCCGCCTAAATTGAATTTACGATCGACCTTTATATTCGTTTTGCGCTCAATTTGTTGCGCTAAAATTTCGCCTAAAATAACTTGCTCAGTAAAGTTCTTCGAGCCAATCACCACTCGATCTCCGCCACCTTGACATGCGACGATCGAGAACATTAAACAAAGTGCTAAAAGTCCAAGTGCGAGAAATCTTTTCATCTTTTGATGGTTAACCGTCTTTCAATCCAACCTAATCCCCAATCTGCACCCAACGCAACGATCGCGGCTGGAACTGCTCCAGCAAGAATCAGTTGATTATCAACGATCGCGACACCCCGAAAAATAAATTCACCCAGTCCTCCAGCTCCGACTGCCGATGCAATTGTAGCAAGTCCAACTCCGATCACGGTTGCAACTCTGACTCCTGAAAGGATTACGCCCATTGCTAACGGAAGTTCGACTTGAAATAAAAGTTGTCGATCGCTCATTCCCATTCCCCGTCCCGCTTCTCGAATTGCGGGATCGACGCTATTAATTCCGACTGCTGTATTCCGAATGATTGGAAGTAAAGAATAGAGGATCAGAGCGACGATCGCAGTTCTCGCACCAATTCCCCCGATGATTGGAATCGGCAGCAAAAATCCAAACAACGCCAAACTCGGAACCGTTTGCATGATGTTGGCGAATCCTAGAATCGGGTTGCCTAAATTGGGACGGCGAGTGATGAGAATTCCCAAAGGGATGCCGATGAGAATTGCGATCGTCGTTGCCACACCAACTAAGAATAAATGCTCTCCCAACCGTTCTAAAATCTCATCGCCGTATCGGGTTAAAAATTCCATACTTTCAAAAATTCTTTGGCTTCAGGATGCGTCGATCGAGCAAATTCGTCAGGCGTTCCCAATTCTACTAACTGTCCTGCCTGCATCAATCCGATCCGTGTTCCAAGCTTAAAAGCTTCATGGATATCATGCGTTACAAATACGATCGTCTTTCCTAACTGGCGTTGTAATTGGAGAAATTCTCGCTGAAGTTCTGCACGAGTAATTGGATCTAAGGCTCCAAACGGTTCATCCATTAGCAATAAAGGAGGATCAGCCGCTAATGCTCTCGCGACTCCGACTCGTTGGCGTTGTCCACCTGATAACTGATGAGGATAGCTGTCTTTGAAGTGTTGCGGCTCTAATCCGACGAGTTCTAAGAGTTCAACGACACGATTTTCGATTCGATCGCGCTCCCACTTCTGAAGCGATGGAACGACTGCAATGTTCTGTGCAACCGTGAAATGGGGAAATAATCCGACTTCTTGAATCACATAGCCGATTTGTCGTCTGAGGTCGATCGCATTCCAATCTTTCGTTGATCGACCCTTCACGCGGACTTCACCTTCAGTCGGAACGAGCAGCGCATTAATCAATCTCAGCGTCGTCGTTTTTCCACATCCACTGCGACCGAGTAGCACCAAGGTCTCTCCTGAGAAAATAGTAAAACTCAAGTTAGCAACTAATGGTCTTCGATTTAATTGGTAGCAAACTTGACAAAATTCGATCGCATTCATTTAATTAGTGCGCTAATTGGAGAAACACGGACGTAAAAAATGATATCCCTCACCCAGTTGGGGGAAGCCGTTGGAGAATATCCCTTTTACTTTAGGGTAGTTGGTGTTCCTGAAGTTCGTGATTAAATCGTCCCTCAGTTACGGAGAGTGGAAGCATGGCAAGCCTCACAAGTCTGTCTATCGTGCCATGTGGCTGAAGCAGTCAAAACTTGTCTCGTCATTGTTCGCGATCGCGCTTATTGCGATCGTCTACTTTGTCAGTGCCAAACTTGCTTTCACCTTCGTTCAACTGGATGCGACCGCGCAAGCTTCCGTGTTATATCCGCCGATCGGAATTGCCCTGGCTGGTGTGATCTTGCTGGAGCGGTTTTCTTGGATTGGTGTATTCATTGGTGCGGTGCTGTTTGGTCGATCGCTCGACAATGTGACTTGGCTCACTGCGATCGTAGCGGGATTGGGCAGTACGCTCGAAGTGCTTGTCGCGATTGGGTTGCTGAAGCGCGTTGGATTTTGTCGATCGCTGCGTCGGGTGCGAGATGTGCTGGCATTGGCAACGATCGGGGCGGTGTTAGCACCAAGTCTGAATGCCAGTATTAGTACCGTCAATGGGTATCTGTCTGGGATCGTTCCGAGTGTTGATCTTGTTGGGAATTGGATTGTGATTTGGTTAGGAGATGCGGTTTCGATTTTGGTGTTGACTCCTGCGATCGTCGTGTGGGGAGGTCGATCGATTCGGATTCCGAACTCTTGGAATGGACTGCTTCGGCAGGTGAAACAGGCTCTATTTCGGCAACGGGTCGTTGAGTTTGTGGTTTGGTTGGGATTGATTGTGATGTTTAGCTGGATGATTTTGAATTCCCCATTTGCGTACCTTCCCGCTTCGGCAACGGGTACAATGGCGACGTTACGGGGTGCGGTGACTCCGATTTTGCAGTATTCGCCGTTCTTGTTTATTGTGTGGGCGGCGTTGCGGTTGGGGCAGCGTGGGACTGTGATTTGTCTGTTGATTGCGTCGTTTGTCTCGATTTGGGGCGTGTCGCAGAACTATCGTTATTTTGGTGAGTCGAACAGTGAAACGCTTCAGAATGCACTGTTTCAGGTTCAGATTTTTATTGGAGTGATGGCGACGATCGCGCTGGTGTTGGCGGCTGCGATCGCGGAACGGCATCGGGTGGAATTGTTGCTCAGACGACGAATCGAGCAGGATCAATTTTTGGCGGAAAGTACGCTGCGAATTCGTCGATCGTTGGATGTGAAAGAGGTTTTAGATACGACGGTCGCGGAAGTGCGAGCTTTTCTGAATGCCGATCGTGTTTATATCAGCGTGTTTGATGAGCAAGGTTTTACGGAATCGGTGGCGGAATCGGTGGCTCCTCAGTGGAGTCCGATGCTGGGAACGCGATCGCCACGACCGATTCTTCCAGATATTCAGGAGATTTTTGCTCAAACTCCAATTCGCGTAAATCCAGATTCTGAGAAGTTTGAAACGAATGAATTTCTCAGAATTTACTATCAGATGTATCAAATCAAAGCGAGTATTGGCATTCCAATTTATCAAGATGGGCGCTTGTATGGGGTTCTGAATGTCAATCAGTGCGGTGCGCCGAGAGAATGGCGATCGTTTGAGGTGGAATTGCTCGAACGGTTGGCGACTCAAGTAGAATTAGCGCTGCAACAGGGGCGATTGTATGAAAAGGTGCAAGGATTTGCAGCAGATTTAGAATCTCAAGTGGAAGATCGAACCGCAGAATTACAACAAAGAATGTTAGAACTGCAATCGTTGAATCAAGTGAAAGATACTTTGGTTCATGCGGTTACTCATGATTTGAGAACGCCTGTGATTGGGATGTTGATGGTTTTAAAACGATTGCAATCGAAAGCAGAAGATACGATTTCATTGTCTCGATCGACGCTCGATCGCATTGTTGATAGCAGCAATCGTCAGCTTGAACTCATTAGCTCGTTGCTCGAAGACTACTCACACGAACCTCAGAAAGTTGTAGTCAGTCCTCAACCGATTTCGTATTCGGAAATCGTCGATCGAACATTAGCTGATTTAGAGCCGTTATTGTCTCAGAATCGAATTGAGTTAATCAATGAAATTCCTAATGATTTGCCGATGATTTCTGCTGATCCGACTCAGTTTAGAAGAGTGCTTGATAATTTGATTACGAATGCAATTAAGCACAATCCGCCTGAGATTACATTGACGTTGCAGGCGGAAGAAGTAGGGGCTGAAGTGAAATGTACGATCGCAGATAATGGTGTTGGAATTTCGCCAGATCAGTGCAATCAATTGTTTAAAAAACCTTACCTCCGGGGATCACAAAATCAGCATCGAACGGGGTTAGGACTTGGATTGTTTTTGTGCGATCAAATTATCGCAGCGCATCGGGGACAGATTGGAGTTTCGAGCCGATTAAATCAAGGAACGCAGATTTGGTTTAGATTACCGATCGCTTAGAAGAATTTCTATCAAAAAAGCTCGATCGCATTAAACAATCGAGCCATTCAGCACAACACTTTGTAGACCTGATTTAATACTCCAAAAACAGAGTATTCAACGCTGAATCAGGAGCAGAATTCTTTGAAACCGGAACCAGTTTGGGAGCCGATGCGTGAGTGGTTTGCTGCATTTCTGCAACTTGACTTTCGAGAAAAGACAGACGTTTTTGAATGCGATGCCGACGTTGTTCGATCGAATCGAGTTCATATTGAAGCCGTTTTTTCTCGATCGCTAATTTGTACAGATTGAGATAAGCGGTTGCCTCCGTTTGGGGACGGGGCATCGTGCTGATCTTGGGGCGTGAATCAGTCAAAGAGGTAGGACGCATAAGAACACCTGGGTGTAAGTTGTAAAACCTACGTTTCGCTCGATCTCGTCGTTCGCATAGGACAGCAATTCTCGCTCACGATTACTCTGAGGTTCCGTAAGTTTCATATCCATAGAGTGCCTCAGTGTTTTTATTTTTTAACAGGTTAACTTCATCTTTTTTTCATATTGGAACGGTGGCGCTTTTACGATCGAATCGTGTTAGTTTAGTACACAAATACTATTATTAGTCAAGTGTCTCAACTTTGGCTAACGAATTTGTGATGCAAACTCCATTGTCTGTTGATACGGTTTTAGTCGATCGCTTTTGCATTCTGAAAGTGCTACATCAGAGTGCGGCAGGTTGGGTGTATCTAACAATTGATCAAACGACAAAAGGCTTTTACGTTTTAGAGGAAGTTCCAGTGATTGATTCGGCAGCTTTGCCCATTTTGAAGGAACAATTTGCTGAATTATTATCTGTTTTGAAATTGGCGTATTATCAAAGCGCGATCGCAGATGTCGATCGACTTTTTCTCGTTCGCGACTATGTAGAAGGTCATTCATATCGCGAATTGTTCGAGCAAAATCGTATCTTTTCTGAGAAGGAAGTTCTCCGATTTCTGAAGCAGATTTTATTGTTATTACGATCGCTACACCGCAAAGAAATTGCACACCAAAATCTCACCTTTAATTCGATTGTCCAGCGTTTAGATGGTTCGCTGATGTTAGCTGAATTCACAGAGGCAAGCTTTGTAGAGCAAGAATTTGATGTGGATTTGTATGCGTTGGCGGTCATGTCGATCGTGCTTCTGACTGGATGCGAACCAAAAGAACTCTACGACGAGAAAACTCAAATTTGGAAATGGCACGATCGAGCAGAGGTTCAACCGCGATTAAAACAAGTTCTCGATCGAATGCTTTCTCCACATCCACAACATCGCTATCCGTCTGCTGCCAAGGTTCTTCAAGCTTTGTCTGCACAACCGGATTTTGCCTCGATCGTCTTTACCTTTGTGCTGATCGGGCTTGCTGCAATTTCAGCATATCGATTGATCAATCATCTCTCAAATTTGCAGCCTGCTATCGTAACACCGACGATCGCTGTAGATGCTGCACCGACACCGAAACCAAAAGAAACGGCACAACAGCGATCGAATAGATTAGGACTACGCGATGATGCTCTCAAACTACTGTTAAACAGATCGAATAGAACGATCAATCAACTATTAGATCAGTTAGAACCCTTGAGCCAAGAAGCTCGGAGTGGAATTGGAACTTACAAGCGCGTGAACTATGATGCTTGGTTATCTACTTCAAAAGTTAGCCAAAAAGCGATCGAGCTTCTCACAGATGCCCAATTCGTTCTCCGCTTTCCTGAACAGAAAGGGAAAGTTCTCAATCCAAGAACATCTGGGCAAATCTGGTATGCGATCGCTCGTGATCAAATTACTAAAATACAGCCCGAAACATTGTCGTCTCTGGCGAGCGGAACCTTGAAA
Coding sequences within it:
- a CDS encoding ABC transporter ATP-binding protein (similar to AA sequence:cyanobase_aa:LBDG_24020), with the translated sequence MNAIEFCQVCYQLNRRPLVANLSFTIFSGETLVLLGRSGCGKTTTLRLINALLVPTEGEVRVKGRSTKDWNAIDLRRQIGYVIQEVGLFPHFTVAQNIAVVPSLQKWERDRIENRVVELLELVGLEPQHFKDSYPHQLSGGQRQRVGVARALAADPPLLLMDEPFGALDPITRAELQREFLQLQRQLGKTIVFVTHDIHEAFKLGTRIGLMQAGQLVELGTPDEFARSTHPEAKEFLKVWNF
- a CDS encoding permease protein of ABC transporter (similar to AA sequence:cyanobase_aa:LBDG_24030), whose translation is MEFLTRYGDEILERLGEHLFLVGVATTIAILIGIPLGILITRRPNLGNPILGFANIMQTVPSLALFGFLLPIPIIGGIGARTAIVALILYSLLPIIRNTAVGINSVDPAIREAGRGMGMSDRQLLFQVELPLAMGVILSGVRVATVIGVGLATIASAVGAGGLGEFIFRGVAIVDNQLILAGAVPAAIVALGADWGLGWIERRLTIKR
- a CDS encoding MASE1 domain family protein (similar to AA sequence:cyanobase_aa:LBDG_24010); the protein is MWLKQSKLVSSLFAIALIAIVYFVSAKLAFTFVQLDATAQASVLYPPIGIALAGVILLERFSWIGVFIGAVLFGRSLDNVTWLTAIVAGLGSTLEVLVAIGLLKRVGFCRSLRRVRDVLALATIGAVLAPSLNASISTVNGYLSGIVPSVDLVGNWIVIWLGDAVSILVLTPAIVVWGGRSIRIPNSWNGLLRQVKQALFRQRVVEFVVWLGLIVMFSWMILNSPFAYLPASATGTMATLRGAVTPILQYSPFLFIVWAALRLGQRGTVICLLIASFVSIWGVSQNYRYFGESNSETLQNALFQVQIFIGVMATIALVLAAAIAERHRVELLLRRRIEQDQFLAESTLRIRRSLDVKEVLDTTVAEVRAFLNADRVYISVFDEQGFTESVAESVAPQWSPMLGTRSPRPILPDIQEIFAQTPIRVNPDSEKFETNEFLRIYYQMYQIKASIGIPIYQDGRLYGVLNVNQCGAPREWRSFEVELLERLATQVELALQQGRLYEKVQGFAADLESQVEDRTAELQQRMLELQSLNQVKDTLVHAVTHDLRTPVIGMLMVLKRLQSKAEDTISLSRSTLDRIVDSSNRQLELISSLLEDYSHEPQKVVVSPQPISYSEIVDRTLADLEPLLSQNRIELINEIPNDLPMISADPTQFRRVLDNLITNAIKHNPPEITLTLQAEEVGAEVKCTIADNGVGISPDQCNQLFKKPYLRGSQNQHRTGLGLGLFLCDQIIAAHRGQIGVSSRLNQGTQIWFRLPIA
- a CDS encoding hypothetical protein (protein of unknown function DUF820;~similar to AA sequence:cyanobase_aa:Cyan7425_4541); translation: MIQFPEGPVSFDKFLEWYPDRSGVHYELHRGVIIEKPNPSGKHSEIAGFLVLPIGMMIRQLELGYFMPKDCVVKADEGESAYEPDGIVLDIHKVANEPNWENFSAVEHCKTIKLIIEVAETNWHDDYYMKFSAYEALGISEYWIVDYAALGARRFLGNPKQPTLWVCELIDEEYQMNPFRGNDRIISPTFPDLQLTAAQVFQASTIST
- a CDS encoding serine/threonine protein kinase (similar to AA sequence:cyanobase_aa:LBDG_51200), translating into MQTPLSVDTVLVDRFCILKVLHQSAAGWVYLTIDQTTKGFYVLEEVPVIDSAALPILKEQFAELLSVLKLAYYQSAIADVDRLFLVRDYVEGHSYRELFEQNRIFSEKEVLRFLKQILLLLRSLHRKEIAHQNLTFNSIVQRLDGSLMLAEFTEASFVEQEFDVDLYALAVMSIVLLTGCEPKELYDEKTQIWKWHDRAEVQPRLKQVLDRMLSPHPQHRYPSAAKVLQALSAQPDFASIVFTFVLIGLAAISAYRLINHLSNLQPAIVTPTIAVDAAPTPKPKETAQQRSNRLGLRDDALKLLLNRSNRTINQLLDQLEPLSQEARSGIGTYKRVNYDAWLSTSKVSQKAIELLTDAQFVLRFPEQKGKVLNPRTSGQIWYAIARDQITKIQPETLSSLASGTLKNGTGKVYRASFKQGQTIKLNLKSDTVSVWIFSADTTLLKNFSQSDWMGKVNRSSNYEIVIVPNTIGVADYELSIDISSASSK
- a CDS encoding hypothetical protein (conserved hypothetical protein;~similar to AA sequence:cyanobase_aa:LBDG_51190) encodes the protein MRPTSLTDSRPKISTMPRPQTEATAYLNLYKLAIEKKRLQYELDSIEQRRHRIQKRLSFLESQVAEMQQTTHASAPKLVPVSKNSAPDSALNTLFLEY
- a CDS encoding binding protein of ABC transporter component (similar to AA sequence:cyanobase_aa:LBDG_24040) translates to MKRFLALGLLALCLMFSIVACQGGGDRVVIGSKNFTEQVILGEILAQQIERKTNIKVDRKFNLGGTFVCLTGIRNGELDIYPEYTGTAYGAILKLGAESDPKKTLETVKSRFERDFQLLWTKPFGFNNSFAMVVRGEDARNLKIQTLSQAAQHTPKWTAGFGPEFLNREDGFPGLAKTYNLKFETQPKVMDLGLLYRSLQDKQVDIVAGSTTDGLLSTLDLTVLKDDKRYFPPYEAAAVVRRETFQKHPELKEVLDQLGGMISDKTMQELNYRVDGKKEDVKQVVQDFLKSR